A window of Bacteroidota bacterium contains these coding sequences:
- the nuoE gene encoding NADH-quinone oxidoreductase subunit NuoE — translation MRISRISVQKSTTEEDKIDLSVLDPLIQKYKNKKGNMIPLLQGTQETFGYIPKDAFQKISAETGLNLSEMYGVATFYAQFRLTPVGKYVIKVCHGTACHVQNAKAVTEMIKEALKIGDGETTTDRLFTLESVACLGCCSLAPVMMIKGEAYGKLDGSKAVKIIKNIRIEELQS, via the coding sequence ATGCGTATATCACGAATTAGTGTTCAAAAAAGCACGACCGAAGAGGATAAAATTGATCTAAGCGTCTTAGATCCTCTAATTCAAAAGTATAAGAATAAAAAAGGCAATATGATTCCTTTGTTGCAAGGAACGCAGGAAACATTTGGGTACATCCCAAAAGATGCTTTTCAGAAAATTTCTGCTGAAACAGGGTTGAACTTATCTGAAATGTATGGCGTTGCCACATTTTATGCTCAGTTTCGATTAACTCCTGTCGGTAAATATGTGATTAAGGTTTGCCATGGTACAGCCTGTCATGTTCAAAATGCCAAAGCCGTTACAGAGATGATTAAAGAAGCCTTAAAAATTGGAGATGGTGAAACAACCACAGATCGATTGTTTACGCTCGAGTCGGTTGCTTGTCTTGGATGTTGTTCTTTGGCACCCGTCATGATGATTAAAGGCGAAGCATACGGAAAGCTTGACGGCAGTAAGGCAGTAAAGATTATTAAAAATATCAGAATAGAAGAATTACAATCCTAA
- a CDS encoding superoxide dismutase — MSTKISKLEFPSLSYGFEALEPHIDKLTMEIHYTKHHQAYFGNLLAAVKDTVTENLDFEIVLKHISKYPVAVRNNGGGHFNHSLFWSILSPNGGGEAKGELKKAIVDQFGSFAKFKELFDNAAKTRFGSGWAWLGVDSDKKLFVSSTPNQDNPLMDVAEQKGTPILGLDVWEHAYYLNYQNRRPDYVSAFWNVINWDEVEKRYSKLLVG, encoded by the coding sequence ATGAGCACAAAAATTAGCAAGTTAGAGTTTCCTTCATTGAGTTACGGTTTTGAAGCCCTCGAGCCTCATATCGACAAACTGACGATGGAGATTCATTACACAAAACATCATCAGGCTTACTTCGGCAACTTACTTGCTGCAGTTAAAGATACGGTTACGGAAAATTTAGATTTTGAAATCGTATTAAAACATATCAGCAAATATCCTGTTGCCGTTCGCAATAATGGCGGTGGACATTTTAATCACAGTTTATTTTGGTCAATTCTTTCTCCAAATGGAGGAGGTGAAGCAAAAGGTGAACTAAAGAAAGCGATTGTGGATCAATTTGGTTCGTTCGCAAAGTTTAAAGAATTATTTGATAATGCCGCAAAAACAAGGTTCGGTAGTGGTTGGGCATGGTTAGGTGTTGATTCCGATAAAAAATTATTTGTAAGTTCTACTCCCAATCAGGATAATCCATTAATGGATGTAGCTGAACAAAAGGGGACCCCAATTTTAGGATTGGATGTATGGGAACACGCGTACTATCTTAATTATCAAAACAGAAGGCCTGACTATGTTTCAGCATTCTGGAATGTAATCAATTGGGATGAGGTAGAAAAAAGATATTCAAAGCTTTTAGTTGGCTGA